The sequence ACAGCTCGTCCATGCAAACACCTCAAAAGCTTTTATAGCTGTCCATCGGCCCTGGATAGTGAGACAAATTTCAATAAGCTCCTCGGGTCTGAACAGCTTGTTTTTAGCTTCTCCATTTGGCAAGGCTTTTGTTATTTCTTCCTGCCAGATATTACGGTTTCACCGGTTATAGAGAGTTTTTACATAGCTGAGTTTTACCATCATGCTATACAGgagaaatattaatatagctGAATATATACCTGCAGCTTCAGTAACTGGATATCAGCTTCAATGCGCTTCACTTTCGATTCGGAATCAGCATCCTTATCTGCAATGTGACAATTAATATGAAGTtcagaaagaaagacaaaaaaaaaaaacaataacatgtGGAAAGGACATaccaccaaaaaatatatatattatacctGCCACATAGGCTATCTTTGAAAGGTTCAGAAACCTCTTGCGGTCTGCGAATGTTGTTTGTACATCTTCAGGTTCTGGCACCGCTCTTTCTTCAATAGTTGTCATAGACTCTTCATCTTGTGCTAGAGCCAATGTATGAAGAGTGTCAGAAGCAGATGAGAATTGATGAAGAAACGCCTGATGAAGCCACAGCAGATCAGAATGACGCTTTAGAAATATCAGTAGCTCGTCCTGGAATTCTTCTCCAAGCCGTAGAAGTTTAGAGAACTGTTTCATATCATAGAGTTGCTGGAATACAAAGTAACTGAATCCTCCTTGTTGTCCCACACCCTCATGCTGCACAACAATTTTTTATGGGTATTAGCTAAGtaggaacaagaaaaagaagtccAAAAACTGCCACACACAAAAATCATACAACAAATTGTCTGACGTGCAATCTCAAGAGTATATTTTATAAGCataataaacccaaaaaatccAACGTTTTTGGGATTACTAAGGAAAGTAGAAGCCTGAGCTCATACCATTAAGTTTTTGAGCACCCCTGTATCATTAAGATCATAACATATCCTCCACATAATGTTATAGCCTGCATGTCGCTTTGCAATCGATAGCAAATTTGAGCAACGGTTTCTGAAGATATCTTCATTTGTCCTTTCAGTTCTTTCTCTGATGCCCTACAGATACAAAACCAATTCATGGTgtaatttaactcaaaaatGATATGCAGTGCACCACATGCAAAGAAGTGCTAACCTGGATTTCTGCTTCCATAAAATCTTTAGCTTGTTGATAAAGGGAGTTAAAAATGGTATCTCGCCGAGTCCAGTACTCATTACGCCGACCTTTCTTTTCGTCTTCCATCTCCAATTTTGCAAAGGTAGAACCGGCATAAGCCTCAAGTAAAACTTCAGTAAGTACTTCGAGATGCATGTATATATCTGATTTAGCAGATATATCAATCCTAGATCCCTCAGTTAACAGATGAAGCATAAAGGACGCAATGCACCACAGTCCATTACATACAACAGGCTGAGAGTGCCAAGGTATTAAACCTTCAAGTGGTGGATACCACATTTGATGCTCATTTTTGTAATCTAAGGCAGTCTGAAGAATTGTAGCACATGCATTTGAGAGTTCGCAGGCTCTCTGCACTTGCGTTCCTAGTGGTTGGTCAGCTCTGATTATGTACTCTAATTGCCTGTTTAGACAATAAAATACTTCCTCAAGTTCAGATACCTTGCTGTAGAAAACTTCAGAATTATCTCTGTCCATCAAGAGAACGGTATTTCTCCGAGCTCTCTCCCCTACAAATTGAATAAGATCCCAAAGGGCACATGAAACTTGATCCTCTGAGCCAGCATGCGGAGAGCCAAATCTGGCTGAGCGATTCTGGTTAATCAAATTTTGCAGTTCCCGGAGTTGAATCATGGCAGCAAGTTTTTCACCATTTTCCAGAATTATTTGCAAAGAATGTCCTGCCATAAAAGATACGTATTAGCTCAGCGGTCAATTTTTTAAGCCAACCAGAACCAGTTAACAATACGCTAAGCTTTTTTTATGAAGTACCATCTACTCTTGGGGGagaaattactataatttagAGTTTCATCTAAAGCATTAAAATTCAGTGTTTGATCATGTATGCAAAAATGATGTAGAATCATGCTACAGtaggaagaaaaaacaagtgAGAGATAAAAGTGAATACTCTGTTTAGAGCACAGCTCCTCATGGCATTTGGATAGAGCAAGAAAGTGTAGAAAATTCTCATGCTTCTGTTGTTTCTCAACCAATTGTGAAGATATAACAGTCATAGCTACTATCTCAGCCCCTCTAGTTGTTGTCCAATGCTTAGCTAATGTGTCAACTATAGATTTGCTTTTGCGAGCAAAAACATTGGTCTCTCCATCTCTATCAAATGCACCAGATTGACTAAGCTTCTCCAAGGATCCATCAACTTTCCCAGATAACAGAAAATTCTCAAAGAGCTGGCCAAGCAAAGCTTCTGATTCTTCCTCACGGGCTGTTTGACGAGTAAATCCCATTTTAGGGTTTCCTTTATCTCCACTATTCTGTATGTCAGAAATCTCCTTTCCGGCAGTTCTATCAATGCCATATGGTGTCATCCTTGTCTCGTCTCGTGTAGACCTCTCATTGGAACTATTTTTGCGTGACAAACTTCTCTCTGGAGGTTCAACTCCACCAAGCACAACTGCTTTCTCTGGAATTGCCCATACTCCTGCTTTCTCAGTTAACACAGTCCATGCACCATATTCATGTTCATCAGTTGAGGAAAGAACTGAAGCATCCAAGACCTTGCCAGCATCATAAGGTAAATCAAACTTGTAGAGACGGGTAGAACTTCCATGACAGTAGCAAACTGTGGCTGTTCCATCACCTGAAAGAATTATAGCTGACCCTGGGGGTCTACCACCAACTCTGAGTTTCATAGAGAATAAAAANNNNNNNNNNNNNNNNNNNNNNNNNNNNNNNNNNNNNNNNNNNNNNNNNNNNNNNNNNNNNNNNNNNNNNNNNNNNNNNNNNNNNNNNNNNNNNNNNNNNNNNNNNNNNNNNNNNNNNNNNNNNNNNNNNNNNNNNNNNNNNNNNNNNNNNNNNNNNNNNNNNNNNNNNNNNNNNNNNNNNNNNNNNNNNNNNNNNNNNNNNNNNNNNNNNNNNNNNNNNNNNNNNNNNNNNNNNNNNNNNNNNNNNNNNNNNNNNNNNNNNNNNNNNNNNNNNNNNNNNNNNNNNNNNNNNNNNNNNNNNNNNNNNNNNNNNNNNNNNNNNNNNNNNNNNNNNNNNNNNNNNNNNNNNNNNNNNNNNNNNNNNNNNNNNNATGGTGTCATCCTTGTCTCGTCTCGTGTAGACCTCTCATTGGAACTATTTTTGCGTGACAAACTTCTCTCTGGAGGTTCAACTCCACCAAGCACAACTGCTTTCTCTGGAATTGCCCATACTCCTGCTTTCTCAGTTAGCACAGTCCATGCACCATATTCATGTTCATCAGTTGAGGAAAGAACTGAAGCATCCAAGACCTTGCCAGCATCATAAGGTAAATCAAACTTGTAGAGCCGGGTAGAACTTCCATGACAGTAGCAAACTGTGGCTGTTCCATCACCTGAAAGAATTATAGCTGACCCTGGGGGTCTGCCACCAACTCTGAGTTTCATAGAGAATAAAAAATCTTTATCCTCCACTCTTGCTTTTGGGATTATGACTTGGATTGGACCTTGTTTCTCCAGGAACCTTTCCTTTCTCCCATCTGCAAATCTCATCTCAGATTTATGTTGCAAAGTCAAAAGCGAATATTGTGTATAGCTAGAACTGCTGGCACGGTCCATGCAGATAGTGGCAACAAGAACAGTAATCACTTTACCCTGATCATCTACCTGCAGATCTAGAGGCCAAATTTGCTTTTGACTAGCTATATCTTTCTTGATACCTGAATCACCATCACTGCCAACAATCTCATGTTGCCAGACTTTTGAAACAGTTAAATCAGGATAAGGTTCAATAGTAAAACAATGTATGTCACAATCTGTCAACATGAAAAACTGCCAACAAGACTCTCTTGCCAATCCTTGTGAAAAACGCCAGATTAAGGACCTTGGATACCCCTCACTTACGGAGGAAGAGCTAATGTTCAACTCTACTTGATTACTTTTAACACCTGTAGGACTACAAGTATATTGCCATAGCTCACCATTAGAACTGCAAGCAATAGCAATACAAAGGCGTTCAGCTGCAGCTACTGCAGTAGTAATCAAAGAGTTGAGATCGCTATATTCTGCTCTGCCGCTTCTAACCCCATTGCTTTGTCGCTTAATGAATGATGAGCTTATTCTGCCTGTAGGTGAACGATAAACAACATGTTCATCAGAAGATCCAATACTAGTAACAGGGGCAGCTTCCTGACCAGAAAAGATGTCCGACCAATACACAACAGCTCGAGTTTTCCTGTTACACATGACAATACCAACAGGGCTACGAGATCGAGCAGCCCTACTTGCTGCACCAGCAGAGGTATCCCAAGGGACAACACTAACCAACCAGCTTTTACCATCTTGTAAACCACTACCAGACTCTTCATTAGCCAAAACACCAGACGGAAGCTCGAGAACAACGCATTTTCTCGACGGTAGGGTCGTCAAATGACTCCAAACAAAAAGTTTACTTCCAGTGATAAACCAAGAAAGACAAGTTTCTGAATCCATACCACCGGAGACACAAGCATCACCTGGAGAAGATTGAAAACCACAAACTAAGTAACATTCCTCAAAGAAACTGTACCTACTTCTATCTTAAAGGCAAAGAAATACTAACCAGGATAACTTTGTTCATCTCGCAACAATTGAGGAAACTCTCCGACGAATACAGGCTTCAATTGATCTGTATCATCTCCTCTTTCACCATTGTTTACAGGAGAAACTCTTAACGACCATGAACAGATAAAATCAATACGCCAAATcgaaggaataaaaaaaaaacaaaaagtagaaatgTAAGCAAAATTCGTCACAGGGAGAATGATATACCTAGCGAGAACAGATAAACGAGGAGCCCAAGGAGCAGGAGTTCCAGTGGCTGGACGATCTGAGATGAAATTAGTGTTCCGATTTTGAGTTGCCGGAGTTACTGGAGAATCTGGCGGAGCGGCTCGATTTCGTGGAGTTCTGTCATTACGAGAGCTCTGCTTAGCTCTCTTCGTCAATGGAGAGAACATTTTACCCAGGAAGAGAACGAGAAaaggggtttagggtttatgtgaagatgaagaagaagaagaagggtgcGAGAAAGTTTTTGAATCGGAGAAGGTGAAAGATTCGGCGATGATGTCAAATTGGTTCGGTCAAAATCGGGTTCGAAATTTCATGACCGGTTCGGTTTAGGATTTTGGGtactacaatattttttatttgggctCTGTGTTCGGCCCACGTgaataatatagatataaattattattattattattttttgtcaaaagatatttatactagtatttttcaGCAGTTACGTTAAGTACAAttgaaagtttttacatttaatacttatattcatatcttaacaagtttagttaattctctctactatctttataaccaaacagaattaaaatattttaaatattcatatatataatattctataattaatatagatatttagaagatttattccatattaaaaacaaatattctcctatcatcctttttttattttaaaatttaaatgtagtgaatcatcatataatacataaaattgataaaaatgtatatttttcctgcatatattgtgatttgaattttttttcaaatgaacatatattactcaattaatataaaaaatgtgtgttcaacatacatatgtCGTAAATTTAtcgtatatagtaaattatagaatttataatttataactgatatatctaaacttaataaaaaatttaaaattatgaatatttaaacatattaaattttcaaattaacacaaacgagttatataaCATGACAGGTTATATgatattacatgattgaattgataatactaaaaaataaaatatcattaatatgatacttcaatacaggttaaatccttattttactattttaacaacaccaatataaaatatgtcgaatcaaactgatttaattaagataatattaaaaaaattgttgtgcggtataccacgaattatatactaaatcactaaaattaacaaaagattatattaacaaaattagtattaaaatagtacattaaaaaaaattaaaaaattgccCTGCGATATACCGTAATCAttataaaatcaataataaagaagaaatagaaattgTCTATATAGTTTGGCGGCCATGTATTGACATTGATATTGGGATGTTGAGTGAACGACGGTCAGTGacatttttactatatatatattcatgctCTGCCGTTTGGATACAGATTATTTATCAGccagaaaaccctagattctgtTTTTTGAAAATGGCAAAACCTAAGGTATTCTTTGATTTGACGGTCGTATTATGACCTTTGACGACAAGCCGTTTGGTCGGATCGTGTTTGAGCGCTTCGCCGACAAGACCCTGGAGAACTTCCATTCTTTCTGTACCGGCGAGAGAGGCAACGATAAAGATGGTAGGTTATGCTACAAGGCAGGGCCAACGATAAGGGGTGCAAGGTGTGCATTTGCACTAGAATCACtttaaattaacataaaaataatatattttaaggcccaaaaaaaatttcaaaaaaaattatatgtaactAAGGccaattttctaaaattgaacAAGGACCATAacaatttttgtgatatttttacTGTCCCTGCTACAAGGGAACATGAATCCCCTATGTGGACCCAGGAGTCATATGGTGTGGAGAAAATTACATTGACGAGACGTTATTTGTCCGCTATTTGGTCTATGGAGGTCTCTTCGAAGACGAAAATTTGGATCTCAAGAACGACGGTCCTGGCATTATAACTGTTATAACTGTCAATTGGGCTGTTCATTGTCCAATGGGTGTGTCCATACGGGTGTTTCTATATATAAGCTATATTTAGACGGTCCATAATGGACAGTGGTCCAAAATATGTCCATATAAATGGACATGCCCATTCgacaatctttttattttagttacttttacttataaaatatgaatattattttgttgttttctctgaAAACTTTTAGGCGATTTGCTGTTCGTCCTAGTTTTCTCTTCCAGACACAAATATCGAGGCGCCGTTAACACCACCATTCTTCGACGCCGGTGGGTTTTCTGACTGTCGGCGTCGGGATTTCCCGTCCTTTAACCCTCTGTTTAGTTCCTTGTACTATCCTAGAGCAAAGTCTCattcttttttcccctttttgtttcctcttttgaATCGTTACCAAACCGTCTCAATTAACCCAAACTGCAGTGAAGGCTTGCTTAACATCTGTTCTAAAAGGAGCCGGGATTTGGCTAGACCCTCTCCGGGTTTCTCTGTCTCAGCCTCTCTGCTGGCGGCACCAGAGTCCAATTGCCCTCTCAACTCTCGATCTGAATAGGTGGTCGTCATGGTAGAAACCTCCTCTCTTTCGCCTCCTGAGTCTTGCGAGACGAAGACGGCACCGAGGGATAACAAAGGTTTCTACAGAGATACGACTCGCCTCCGTTACTCGACTCCcgcctcacacacacacacaagtcaCCCATTGAGCNGCAGGGCCAACGATAAGGGGTGCAAGGTGTGCATTTGCACTAGAATCACtttaaattaacataaaaataatatattttaaggcccaaaaaaaatttcaaaaaaaattatatgtaactAAGGccaattttctaaaattgaacAAGGACCATAacaatttttgtgatatttttacTGTCCCTGCTACAAGGGAACATGAATCCCCTATGTGGACCCAGGAGTCATATGGTGTGGAGAAAATTACATTGACGAGACGTTATTTGTCCGCTATTTGGTCTATGGAGGTCTCTTCGAAGACGAAAATTTGGATCTCAAGAACGACGGTCCTGGCATTATAACTGTTATAACTGTCAATTGGGCTGTTCATTGTCCAATGGGTGTGTCCATACGGGTGTTTCTATATATAAGCTATATTTAGACGGTCCATAATGGACAGTGGTCCAAAATATGTCCATATAAATGGACATGCCCATTCgacaatctttttattttagttacttttacttataaaatatgaatattattttgttgttttctctgaAAACTTTTAGGCGATTTGCTGTTCGTCCTAGTTTTCTCTTCCAGACACAAATATCGAGGCGCCGTTAACACCACCATTCTTCGACGCCGGTGGGTTTTCTGACTGTCGGCGTCGGGATTTCCCGTCCTTTAACCCTCTGTTTAGTTCCTTGTACTATCCTAGAGCAAAGTCTCattcttttttcccctttttgtttcctcttttgaATCGTTACCAAACCGTCTCAATTAACCCAAACTGCAGTGAAGGCTTGCTTAACATCTGTTCTAAAAGGAGCCGGGATTTGGCTAGACCCTCTCCGGGTTTCTCTGTCTCAGCCTCTCTGCTGGCGGCACCAGAGTCCAATTGCCCTCTCAACTCTCGATCTGAATAGGTGGTCGTCATGGTAGAAACCTCCTCTCTTTCGCCTCCTGAGTCTTGCGAGACGAAGACGGCACCGAGGGATAACAAAGGTTTCTACAGAGATACGACTCGCCTCCGTTACTCGACTCCcgcctcacacacacacacaagtcaCCCATTGAGCTTGGCAGAACAGAGCATGCTTTCAACAGAGAGTTTGAAGCTCCTTTCACTCTCTTCAGGCAACCGCCGAGCGTCTCCATCTCCTGGGTCTCTCACAGTATCTCTAAGATCTGTAGGGACGAACCATTTATCTACTCTCGGTCTGCAAGCATCCCAAGTGTTGCTGCCCAAATCTCCAAAATCCATGTTACCTCTATCTATTCCCTTGTTATCCGAGAAACACTTCCTAGGGTTATTGGTTGATCTCtttgttcgaagactgcattGTAGATTCCATTGTCCTAGAGTGTCTTGGATATTCAGAGTTTATGCTAGATACCTGGTTGTTGCTCAACGTGTGGCCCTGCTTAACTGGATAAACCAAGGCTCTTTGATTTCTGAACCAGCTATTGCATCCAGCTTTCAACCTAAACCCCTAAACCAATCCCTGTTTATTCTACCACCAACCCATATGAACAAGTCTGCTTCAACTCTTTCATTGACAATCCGATTACatgctttgtgtggaattctttATCTCTTTGCAAAAGGGCGCCATCTGAGAGAGAGCCCACCTGCATCGTTACTTTTTGTCATACTTCCCTGGCTTGCTCTAGTTTACCCTTCCTTGTTTTGGTCTGTTTGTAAAGTTCTGCATCTCTATGGTCTTATGCCCTGTACCCCAAAATGCTCATTCGATGAAGCAAAGCAAACTCCCTTCAGCGCCACCTCCAGTAACCACATCCTGCCTGTAATACCAATATCCCAAAAGCCCATGCTTGTTGCTTATTCTTCATTGTCACTCCACTACCTGCTTTGTGTGGATTCCTTTATCTCTTTGGCTATGGGAGCCATCTGAGAGAGGACCCACCTGCATCGTTACAGATTGATAAATCTTTTTGGCAATCTCTGGCTTTTGGTTCCTTTGTTTGGTATGATTGTTTTGGTCTGCAGCCCTTTGGTCTTTCGCCTGGTACGCTAAGGTCCTCATTCGACGAAGCTAGGCAACCAAGTTTCagcatcatcaccaccacccaGTCTACTACCTACCAAATCCCTGTCAATGCATGGCTTTTGCTCTTGCACCTCACGATGGTGAGACACTTGACTCCGATTCTCTATCCAAAGTTAAAAAGTCTTAGGACCATGACTACCTTGTCGTCTTTCGGGTCCTTCGAAGATGATCACCCAAGCAACCATGATCTCACATGTCCCAAGCTACTTTTAAGTACTTGTTTCAAAGCTCTCATGGATTATTACttgatgttttatgtttctttgtgtaaGGCTTTGGGGAAAGCCCTTCTTTGTAATCTTTTAAACTATGGGATTATGATCCCTTACTCTTGTACTGGTTgaatttgaatgaatgaaaccATATGtttgttcaaaagaaaaaaaaaatttgttgttttctcttataaaatctgaatattgttttgttgttttctcttataaaatctaaattttattttgttgttttcttttataaaatctggattttattttttttgtttctcttttaaaatttgaattctattttgttgttttcccttataaaatctgaattttgttttgttgttttcccTAATAAAATCTACTTTTTCAAagttttgttgctttgttgtAAGAGGTATACTAAGAACATCACAAGCCATTAAGGCTAACTCCTTAAAACGACCTGAATTTTCTTTCCAATATGAGAGCAGATTCAAACTTCTAAACTGAACCATATCTAACCCTGGCTCCTCTAGATACATTTTCCATTAGTTCCATTCTTTTGTGAAAAGTAAGTATAAGATCCCTGACATAAGAATCAACAAGCTCAAAGTAAGTCACAGTTTTACATTCAAATCAAAGAATCAACAatgagagacaaaaaaaatatacttacaTCATATCCAAATGGAACGTTCCTTCTTGAAAATTGTGAAGTGGATGCAACATTGCTTGTGTCTTTCTTATAACCTCCAAAGAGTTGATCCATTTTTTTACGCACATGAGCCAACTTTGACTTGCTGGTTGATGGATCCAAGATATTGTAACAAAATTCTAGAAATGCAAACTTCAATCTTGGATCAAAAACTGCCGCAATTGCAAGTATGTCACTGAATTCTTCCCaatatttctcatatatttcaTTCATATCCTCAACCATATCACAAATAACTAGATCACTAGAATCCTCATGATCTCTCAGCCAACATTTAATTGCCCACACTTGCATGAAATACAAGTTAGCTGTCGGATATGATGAACCAGAAATCATATTTGTAAGCTCAGCAAACGGTTGCAAAAGTTCACATCAACATAGTGAGTTGCTAAGCAAATATAACCTTCAATAGTTATAGCTCTCCAAAGATCTGTTGTCAAACAAATCCTACCCGAAACTCTACTTAAAACTGTCTTAAGCTTACTTTTCTCATTCTAAAAAATCTTGAAACAATCTGATGTTGCGGTATTTCTACTCCAAAACTCTATAGAAGGATTAGCATAAGTAAAAGCCTCCCTAATCTTTTCATATTCAACAAACGAATATAGAAGATTATGTTGAATTAAAGCCACTGCAATTTTTTCTCTAAAGACCATCATATCCAACTTCCTATTAATGCTAGGTGTACTCTCATGAGTCTTTGAACAAGATCGCATATGATGATTTGAAACGACCGCACCCGGATTTCCAATCTTCACACAGGATCCCGGGAAACAATCTCActggaaccccataattccgatgagacaaccggcgtagaaatcACTCCTTACAAAATCCTACAAATACACCCAAAtcccacctcatctagttacttagtcgcacaaccaaccacccctagcaaccgagtaacaagagaggtgggctggaatatttgattctgtccagccacggacaacacttccccacgaatactccaattcactatcaactcctctagtgtCAAACGAcacctccacctggtgtcgaaCGTCACCCATCGCACCACTTGCGAACCAACACACACATCAATGCTCACGGCATCACTTCCGTCGATCtctcctcatccaaacctaactccaaaTGTCTTCCTAAGACCCAAACACACGACAACATGATGGTGTCGCTCAACACCCCACCATTACCACAATACCGTCTATGCCagaccacaatacaaacacttacctaaaacacaaactaaccgtTCATTTCATAAacccaccgttggatatgaagcTTGTAGCACCACGAAGCTACCTTCCAAAATTTCAGCCAAATCGGACTCCGTTTTATCCTCCAAACGTTGCTCCGAAGTAGCCATCTCGAACCAGTTCCCGCTATCCGTATGTGGGTGTTg comes from Camelina sativa cultivar DH55 chromosome 19, Cs, whole genome shotgun sequence and encodes:
- the LOC104766532 gene encoding nuclear pore complex protein NUP133-like — translated: MFSPLTKRAKQSSRNDRTPRNRAAPPDSPVTPATQNRNTNFISDRPATGTPAPWAPRLSVLARVSPVNNGERGDDTDQLKPVFVGEFPQLLRDEQSYPGDACVSGGMDSETCLSWFITGSKLFVWSHLTTLPSRKCVVLELPSGVLANEESGSGLQDGKSWLVSVVPWDTSAGAASRAARSRSPVGIVMCNRKTRAVVYWSDIFSGQEAAPVTSIGSSDEHVVYRSPTGRISSSFIKRQSNGVRSGRAEYSDLNSLITTAVAAAERLCIAIACSSNGELWQYTCSPTGVKSNQVELNISSSSVSEGYPRSLIWRFSQGLARESCWQFFMLTDCDIHCFTIEPYPDLTVSKVWQHEIVGSDGDSGIKKDIASQKQIWPLDLQVDDQGKVITVLVATICMDRASSSSYTQYSLLTLQHKSEMRFADGRKERFLEKQGPIQVIIPKARVEDKDFLFSMKLRVGGRPPGSAIILSGDGTATVCYCHGSSTRLYKFDLPYDAGKVLDASVLSSTDEHEYGAWTVLTEKAGVWAIPEKAVVLGGVEPPERSLSRKNSSNERSTRDETRMTPYGIDRTAGKEISDIQNSGDKGNPKMGFTRQTAREEESEALLGQLFENFLLSGKVDGSLEKLSQSGAFDRDGETNVFARKSKSIVDTLAKHWTTTRGAEIVAMTVISSQLVEKQQKHENFLHFLALSKCHEELCSKQRHSLQIILENGEKLAAMIQLRELQNLINQNRSARFGSPHAGSEDQVSCALWDLIQFVGERARRNTVLLMDRDNSEVFYSKVSELEEVFYCLNRQLEYIIRADQPLGTQVQRACELSNACATILQTALDYKNEHQMWYPPLEGLIPWHSQPVVCNGLWCIASFMLHLLTEGSRIDISAKSDIYMHLEVLTEVLLEAYAGSTFAKLEMEDEKKGRRNEYWTRRDTIFNSLYQQAKDFMEAEIQGIRERTERTNEDIFRNRCSNLLSIAKRHAGYNIMWRICYDLNDTGVLKNLMHEGVGQQGGFSYFVFQQLYDMKQFSKLLRLGEEFQDELLIFLKRHSDLLWLHQAFLHQFSSASDTLHTLALAQDEESMTTIEERAVPEPEDVQTTFADRKRFLNLSKIAYVADKDADSESKVKRIEADIQLLKLQEEITKALPNGEAKNKLFRPEELIEICLTIQGRWTAIKAFEVFAWTSCSFRENHSSLLEECWRNAADQDDWDRLHQASTNEGWSDKETLQNLSNTALFQASQRCYGPTRVKTFDGDFAQVLSLRRENPEDSTSSVEEVLMSHKDFAEAGKLMLTAIMLGCVEEEGIVAEEFLSPME
- the LOC104767895 gene encoding zinc finger BED domain-containing protein RICESLEEPER 1-like — encoded protein: MISGSSYPTANLYFMQVWAIKCWLRDHEDSSDLVICDMVEDMNEIYEKYWEEFSDILAIAAVFDPRLKFAFLEFCYNILDPSTSKSKLAHVRKKMDQLFGGYKKDTSNVASTSQFSRRNVPFGYDGSYTYFSQKNGTNGKCI